The Sebastes fasciatus isolate fSebFas1 chromosome 4, fSebFas1.pri, whole genome shotgun sequence genome window below encodes:
- the hyal4 gene encoding hyaluronidase-4 — MPVVPVGGTSSSHHVVPVALTCSWLLLLFHAAFGQKPAKLPLIGRKPFIAAWNAPMDMCTIKYNVTTNANRLFHIHGSPRADWTGQNVTIFYANRLGYYPHYTPQGAAVHGGLPQNSSLDLHLFKAYQDITHFIPSEDFRGLAVIDWEFWRPQWSRNWHKKDIYRSKSRELTAKAYVNVTAAQVEELARRRFEKSAKAFMQRTIQLGTRLRPNGLWGFYLYPDCHNYNLHEQNYTGFCPLLERLRNDELLWLWNSSTALFPSVAIKKSHTNSIGNLHFSQHRIRESLRIASLTSKEYDLPTYVYLRLGYRDEALAFLTMKDLIHTIGESAALGAAGFVIWGDLNLTSSRHNCTKVKSFLSHRLGQYVTNVTRAAEVCSDFLCQGNGRCVRRDPLARHYLHLSAGSYHIRPSGDEDFVVTGWHSQHELQLLTERFRCHCYEGHEGERCDSINKVKEDDGPWRKEDDELEKKRTAWEDEQGERWEGGESEAPLNSYSFHLMLLMLLLNLSLVKTLV; from the exons ATGCCTGTGGTGCCAGTGGGCGGGACATCCTCCTCCCACCACGTCGTACCTGTCGCCCTCACCTGTTCCTGGCTGCTCCTGCTCTTCCACGCCGCCTTCGGTCAGAAACCCGCCAAgctgcctctgattggccggAAGCCCTTCATCGCCGCCTGGAACGCCCCGATGGACATGTGCACCATCAAGTACAACGTTACCACCAACGCCAACCGCCTCTTCCACATCCACGGGAGCCCGCGTGCCGATTGGACGGGCCAGAACGTCACCATCTTCTACGCTAACCGGCTTGGCTACTACCCCCACTACACGCCGCAGGGCGCCGCTGTGCACGGCGGCCTGCCGCAGAACAGCAGCCTGGACCTGCACCTGTTCAAGGCCTACCAGGACATCACCCACTTCATCCCCTCAGAGGACTTCCGTGGCCTGGCCGTCATCGACTGGGAGTTCTGGCGGCCTCAGTGGAGCCGCAACTGGCACAAGAAAGACATCTACCGAAGCAAGTCGAGGGAGCTGACCGCCAAGGCGTACGTCAACGTGACGGCGGCACAAGTGGAGGAGCTGGCGAGGCGGCGGTTTGAGAAGAGCGCCAAGGCGTTCATGCAGAGGACTATCCAGCTGGGGACACGCCTTCGCCCCAACGGCCTCTGGGGTTTCTACCTCTACCCCGACTGCCACAACTACAACCTGCACGAGCAGAACTACACGGGCTTCTGCCCTCTGCTGGAGAGGCTGAGGAACGACGAGCTGCTGTGGCTGTGGAACAGCAGCACGGCGCTCTTTCCCTCCGTGGCGATCAAGAAAAGTCACACCAACAGCATCGGCAACCTGCACTTCTCCCAGCACAGGATCCGAGAGTCGCTCCGCATCGCCTCGCTGACCTCGAAGGAGTACGACCTCCCCACCTACGTGTACCTGAGGCTGGGCTACCGAGACGAGGCCCTGGCCTTCCTCACCATG AAAGACTTGATCCACACCATTGGGGAGAGTGCTGCTCTGGGAGCTGCAGGGTTCGTCATCTGGGGGGACCTGAACCTGACCTCATCCAGG CATAACTGCACCAAGGTGAAATCCTTCCTGAGCCACCGCCTCGGCCAGTACGTCACCAACGTGACGCGAGCCGCCGAGGTCTGTAGCGACTTCCTGTGCCAGGGAAACGGCCGCTGCGTCCGCAGGGACCCCCTCGCCCGCCATTACCTCCACCTGAGCGCCGGCAGCTACCACATCCGGCCCTCCGGCGACGAGGACTTTGTCGTCACGGGGTGGCACTCGCAGCACGAGCTGCAGCTGCTGACTGAGAGGTTTCGCTGCCACTGCTACGAGGGCCACGAGGGCGAGCGATGCGACAGCATCAACAAAGTGAAGGAGGACGACGGGCCGTGGAGGAAGGAGGACGACGAGCTGGAGAAGAAGAGGACGGCGTGGGAGGACGAGCAGGGTGAAcggtgggagggaggggagagtgAGGCGCCACTGAACAGCTACAGCTTTCATTTGATGTTGTTAATGCTCCTGTTGAACTTATCGTTAGTAAAGACACTCGTCTGA
- the LOC141766585 gene encoding hyaluronidase PH-20-like yields MASSFLPCVALCIIGSITTVLALPPTEPPLIHDHPFLAIWNAPTDQCRQLDIPLDTAAFQAVTTPAAVPGQFLTIFYEDRLGLYPKVDTTRRKLQRGGVPQNGNLTEHLAKAQSQIDNYISQDSSPGLAVIDWESWRPLWDQNWGSKRIYKKLSITHALEMAPFLSSKKISKLAKSQFQHAGRRFMEKTIGLGIGERPSRRWGFYLFPDCFNYGWEKPNYTGKCSEKTQKQNNQMLWLWKRSTALFPSVYLHQTLRNSPMATLYVRNRVQEALRVAALPNRPYTMPVYVYSRPLYRDQTQTFQSQADLVSTVGESAALGASGVVMWGGTKDYNNAAACQSLSEYLTSTFNPYIANVTAAAMLCSEVLCQGKGRCVRKNYDSAHYLHLNPAHFSIVRADRKYVAIGLPSDDDLKAWAGNFTCQCYAGGSCSPKLFYPNKIKLIWV; encoded by the exons ATGGCCTCGTCCTTCCTGCCCTGCGTCGCCCTCTGCATTATTGGATCCATCACCACTGTCCTCGCACTCCCGCCTACTGAGCCGCCACTGATCCACGACCACCCCTTTCTGGCCATCTGGAACGCCCCCACCGACCAATGCCGACAACTCGACATCCCTCTGGACACCGCGGCCTTCCAGGCGGTGACCACACCCGCTGCAGTGCCCGGTCAGTTCCTCACCATCTTCTACGAGGACCGCCTCGGCCTCTACCCTAAAGTCGACACCACCCGACGCAAGCTCCAAAGAGGCGGAGTGCCCCAAAACGGCAACCTGACGGAGCACCTGGCCAAAGCCCAAAGTCAAATTGATAACTACATCTCCCAGGATTCCTCTCCTGGGCTGGCTGTCATCGACTGGGAGTCCTGGCGCCCACTGTGGGACCAGAACTGGGGATCAAAACGTATTTATAAGAAGCTGTCCATCACTCACGCCCTGGAGATGGCCCCGTTTTTGTCATCGAAGAAAATTTCCAAACTGGCAAAGAGCCAGTTCCAGCACGCCGGGCGGCGCTTCATGGAGAAGACCATCGGCCTCGGCATCGGCGAGCGTCCGAGCCGCCGCTGGGGCTTCTACCTGTTCCCCGACTGCTTCAACTATGGCTGGGAGAAGCCCAACTACACGGGGAAGTGCTCCGAAAAGACCCAGAAGCAGAACAACCAGATGCTGTGGCTGTGGAAGCGCAGCACCGCCCTCTTCCCTTCCGTCTACCTCCACCAGACCCTGAGGAACTCCCCCATGGCCACGCTCTACGTCCGCAACCGTGTCCAGGAGGCGCTGAGGGTGGCCGCTCTGCCTAATCGTCCATACACCATGCCGGTCTATGTGTACTCCAGGCCACTGTACCGGGACCAGACCCAGACGTTCCAGAGCCAG GCGGACTTGGTGAGCACTGTAGGAGAGTCTGCAGCTCTGGGAGCTTCAGGGGTCGTAATGTGGGGAGGAACCAAAGACTACAACAACGCG GCTGCCTGTCAGTCTCTGTCCGAGTACCTGACGTCCACCTTCAACCCGTACATTGCCAACGTGACTGCGGCCGCCATGCTCTGCAGCGAGGTCTTGTGCCAGGGGAAGGGCCGCTGCGTCAGGAAGAACTACGACTCCGCCCACTACCTGCACTTGAACCCCGCCCACTTCAGCATCGTGcgggctgacaggaagtacgTGGCCATTGGTCTCCCATCCGACGACGACCTAAAAGCCTGGGCCGGaaacttcacctgtcagtgctACGCGGGGGGGAGCTGTTCACCCAAGCTGTTCTATCCGAACAAAATCAAGCTCATCTGGGTGTAA
- the LOC141766583 gene encoding hyaluronidase-5-like, which produces MLNQITVSKMNKLKLPNYQHFFSIFITMLALMWSGWALKMDQKTDLFTDPPLSPGHPFLLIWNAPTELCEIHHKLPLDLSHFHIISSTMKRETNQTVSLFYINRFGRFPYYEHGTNKEHNGGLPQLLKVADHHYDADYFIKKYIPVNQEGLAVLDFEEWRPLWVRNWGNKRIYRDKSIELVMKRNASLSPAETTALAIEEFEVAGQRYFIDSLRIGKKLRPNRLWGYYLFPDCYNYGFNKNFAKFTGECPDREKLRNDRLMWLWRECTALYPSLYLELKLNNTEQALWFIRHRMQETIRVSKLVDESYSIPIHAYIRPVYKNSVNNYMSEEDLVKTIGEAAALGAASVISWGDMSLVRRPETCTAARDYLRDVMNPYILNVTTATQLCSKALCQGRGRCMRKNLTTDVYLHLDSRNYLIERQNIGGPLTVSGSLSQDDVNEFDLNFNCMCYSKGPCRSVMLLNKTAPTKSGGAHGPQPLLLMMRLICLMYVVMWK; this is translated from the exons ATGTTGAACCAG ATTACAGTTTCAAAAATGAACAAACTCAAGCTGCCCAATTACCAACATTTCTTCTCCATCTTCATCACCATGTTGGCCCTGATGTGGTCCGGATGGGCCCTGAAGATGGACCAGAAGACGGACCTGTTTACGgaccctcccctctctcccggCCACCCTTTCCTGTTAATTTGGAACGCCCCGACTGAGCTCTGCGAAATCCACCACAAATTGCCACTCGACCTCTCCCACTTCCACATCATTAGCAGCACGATGAAGCGGGAGACCAACCAGACCGTCAGCCTATTCTACATCAACCGCTTCGGCAGATTCCCTTACTATGAACATGGCACCAACAAAGAACATAACGGCGGCCTGCCGCAGCTGTTAAAGGTGGCGGATCACCACTATGATGCCGATTACTTCATCAAAAAATACATCCCTGTCAACCAGGAGGGCCTAGCTGTGCTTGACTTTGAGGAGTGGAGGCCACTGTGGGTCCGAAACTGGGGCAATAAAAGAATCTACAGAGATAAATCCATCGAACTGGTCATGAAGAGAAACGCGTCGTTGTCCCCTGCGGAGACGACGGCCCTTGCGATAGAGGAGTTCGAAGTTGCAGGCCAAAGGTACTTTATCGATTCCCTCCGCATCGGGAAGAAGCTGAGGCCCAACAGACTCTGGGGCTACTACCTGTTCCCCGATTGCTACAATTACGGCTTCAACAAGAACTTTGCCAAATTCACCGGAGAGTGTCCCGACCGCGAGAAGTTAAGGAACGACAGACTGATGTGGCTCTGGAGAGAGTGCACGGCACTCTATCCATCCCTCTACCTGGAGCTGAAACTCAATAACACGGAGCAGGCCCTGTGGTTCATCCGGCATCGTATGCAGGAGACCATAAGGGTGTCGAAGCTCGTCGACGAATCCTACTCCATCCCCATCCACGCCTACATCCGCCCTGTGTACAAGAATAGCGTCAACAACTacatgtcagag GAGGATCTGGTGAAAACCATCGGAGAAGCTGCTGCTCTCGGCGCCGCCAGCGTCATTTCCTGGGGAGACATGAGCCTCGTTAGAAGACCG GAGACGTGCACAGCTGCTCGAGATTACCTGAGAGACGTCATGAACCCGTACATCCTTAACGTCACCACGGCAACGCAACTCTGCAGCAAGGCGCTCTGCCAGGGCCGAGGTCGCTGCATGAGGAAGAACCTAACAACAGACGTCTACCTCCACCTCGACTCGCGCAACTACCTGATCGAGAGGCAAAACATAGGCGGCCCGCTGACTGTGAGTGGCAGCCTATCGCAGGATGACGTCAACGAGTTCGACCTCAATTTCAACTGCATGTGCTACAGCAAGGGGCCGTGTCGATCGGTTATGCTTTTAAACAAAACCGCCCCCACGAAGAGTGGAGGTGCTCACGGGCCCCAGCCCCTCCTGCTGATGATGAGACTGATCTGTCTGATGTATGTTGTGATGTGGAAGTAA
- the LOC141766584 gene encoding hyaluronidase-5-like, with the protein MLNQITVSKMNKLKLPNYQHFFSIFITMLALMWSGWALKMDQKTDLFTDPPLSPGHPFLLIWNAPTELCEIHHKLPLDLSHFHIISSTMKRETNQTVSLFYINRFGRFPYYEHGTNKEHNGGLPQLLKVADHHYDADYFIKKYIPVNQEGLAVLDFEEWRPLWVRNWGNKRIYRDKSIELVMKRNASLSPAETTALAIEEFEVAGQRYFIDSLRIGKKLRPNRLWGYYLFPDCYNYGFNKNFAKFTGECPDREKLRNDRLMWLWRECTALYPSLYLELKLNNTEQALWFIRHRMQETIRVSKLVDKSYSIPIHAYIRPVYKNSVNNYMSEEDLVKTIGEAAALGAASVISWGDMSLVRRPETCTAARDYLRDVMNPYILNVTTATQLCSKALCQGRGRCMRKNLTTDVYLHLDSRNYLIERQNIGGPLTVSGSLSQDDVNEFDLNFNCMCYSKGPCRSVMLLNKTAPTKSGGAHGPQPLLLMMRLICLMYVVMWK; encoded by the exons ATGTTGAACCAG ATTACAGTTTCAAAAATGAACAAACTCAAGCTGCCCAATTACCAACATTTCTTCTCCATCTTCATCACCATGTTGGCCCTGATGTGGTCCGGATGGGCCCTGAAGATGGACCAGAAGACGGACCTGTTTACGgaccctcccctctctcccggCCACCCTTTCCTGTTAATTTGGAACGCCCCGACTGAGCTCTGCGAAATCCACCACAAATTGCCACTCGACCTCTCCCACTTCCACATCATTAGCAGCACGATGAAGCGGGAGACCAACCAGACCGTCAGCCTATTCTACATCAACCGCTTCGGCAGATTCCCTTACTATGAACATGGCACCAACAAAGAACATAACGGCGGCCTGCCGCAGCTGTTAAAGGTGGCGGATCACCACTATGATGCCGATTACTTCATCAAAAAATACATCCCTGTCAACCAGGAGGGCCTAGCTGTGCTTGACTTTGAGGAGTGGAGGCCACTGTGGGTCCGAAACTGGGGCAATAAAAGAATCTACAGAGATAAATCCATCGAACTGGTCATGAAGAGAAACGCGTCGTTGTCCCCTGCGGAGACGACGGCCCTTGCGATAGAGGAGTTCGAAGTTGCAGGCCAAAGGTACTTTATCGATTCCCTCCGCATCGGGAAGAAGCTGAGGCCCAACAGACTCTGGGGCTACTACCTGTTCCCCGATTGCTACAATTACGGCTTCAACAAGAACTTTGCCAAATTCACCGGAGAGTGTCCCGACCGCGAGAAGTTAAGGAACGACAGACTGATGTGGCTCTGGAGAGAGTGCACGGCACTCTATCCATCCCTCTACCTGGAGCTGAAACTCAATAACACGGAGCAGGCCCTGTGGTTCATCCGGCATCGTATGCAGGAGACCATAAGGGTGTCGAAGCTCGTCGACAAATCCTACTCCATCCCCATCCACGCCTACATCCGCCCTGTGTACAAGAATAGCGTCAACAACTacatgtcagag GAGGATCTGGTGAAAACCATCGGAGAAGCTGCTGCTCTCGGCGCCGCCAGCGTCATTTCCTGGGGAGACATGAGCCTCGTTAGAAGACCG GAGACGTGCACAGCTGCTCGAGATTACCTGAGAGACGTCATGAACCCGTACATCCTTAACGTCACCACGGCAACGCAACTCTGCAGCAAGGCGCTCTGCCAGGGCCGAGGTCGCTGCATGAGGAAGAACCTAACAACAGACGTCTACCTCCACCTCGACTCGCGCAACTACCTGATCGAGAGGCAAAACATAGGCGGCCCGCTGACTGTGAGTGGCAGCCTATCGCAGGATGACGTCAACGAGTTCGACCTCAATTTCAACTGCATGTGCTACAGCAAGGGGCCGTGTCGATCGGTTATGCTT